Within Dictyoglomus sp., the genomic segment TTATAATAAAGCTTAATCTAATGAATTATGAAATAAATATAATAAAGGCAGAAAATTCTTACTATTCTGCATTACATACCTATTGGAAAAATTTAGATAGTCTTTCTTTGGCAGTAGGAAGGGCACTGTACGAAGGGGGAGAAACTAAAAAATGATAAAAAAAGATTAGTTTTTATATTATTAATAGCTTTAATTGCAGGAGGTGAAATCTGGCTTCTCTTTGGGAGAGCTCAAAATAAAAATACAAAAAGTGAGACCATATCAATCTATAAGGTGAGAAGGGGAGACCTTCTCATCTCTGTGTCTGGAAGTGGAAGATTAGAAGCAGGAAGAAGTCTTGATATTGTAAGTAAGGTGGGAGGTACAGTTATATATGTAGTAGAAGAGGAAAAAAGGGTGAAAACTGGAGAAATATTGGTAAAATTAGATCCATCGGATTATAAAAATTCTTATGAAAGTATAAGACTGAGTTTTGAGAATGCAAAACTCAATTATGAAAAGGCAAAAATAAATTATGAAATTCAAAAAAGACAATTGGAACAGGATTTGAGAAATGCAAAAATAAAATGCTAAAAAGAATCTAGAAAGGGCAGAGGAGTTATTTAGAAACGGTATAATAACTCAAAATGATCTTGATGCTATTAGAAACACCTTTGAAAAGTCAAAAAATTCCTTTGAACAAGCGGATTTTAATTATCAATTAGCTAAAAATAATTATGAAATAAAGATCAAGAGTTTGGAAAAGAATCTTGAAGGGGCAAAATTATCTATGGAACAATCAAAACTAAATCTTACCAATGCAGAGGAAAATCTTAATAATACTATTATAAAAGCACCCTTTTCAGGAATATTCGTAAATATCAGTGTAAAATTGGGAGATATTATTACGAGTAATAGAACTCTATTTACATTACTTGATACTACAAATGTAGAGTTAAATCTTGAAGTAGATGAGACTGATATAGGAAAGGTATCTGTAGGTCTTCCTGTAAGGATTTCCTCTGATGCTTTTTCTGAAGAAATTTTGAAGGAAAGGTTATAAGAATCTCTCCCACCGCAACTATATCAAATAATATTCCCATATTTAAATTTAAAAAGTAGGAATGAGTGCAGATGGAGATATTATTTTGTTAGAAAAAAGAAATGTTCTTATTGTTTCTCTTAAAGCTATCCAGAAAACAGGAAGAGGAAATTATGTTGAAGTATTAAAGGTGATTCTTCCGCTACCTCTTCAACTACAACTCAACAAGGGAAGCCTGAAGTAAGAATAGGGGTTCCTGGTTTCTTAGGTAGGTGATAGGAATGTTCATAGAAATAATTAAAATGGCTCTTCACAGTTTTTCTACAAATAAATTGAGAACATTCCTTACTACTCTTATTTCTCTTGGGGAGGGAACAAGGGTTTCCATTGAGAGACAATTTACAACTTAGGTTCCAATCTTCTTACATTAATTCCAAGATTTGGAAGAGGGGTTGGTCTTGTTAGAGAAGCTCCTCGAAGTTCCATTACCAATGATGAATTATGAAACTCTTTTAAAGGAACTTGATTCTAATAAGATTATCGCAATTGTTCCTTATGCTCAAAGAAATGATCAAGTTAAATATAAAGCGGAGAATACAAATACTCAAAGAGTAAAGATCAGTCTTTAAAACCCTTTTACCATTTAGACTGGAATAAAATTATATATTAATAGTCTATTAGAACTAGAAAATCTTAATAAGGAGGAAGGTAAAAAAATGAGTAGGATAAAAATTCTATTAAGCTTTATATTAGCATTTTTATTATTATTTTCTCTTACCTATGCTTTTTCGAGGGATAGATTTCAAGACAGATTAAGGGTAAGAGTTCTTAGGCCCTTTGTTGTTGAAAAACCTTTTACTTCAAAGCCCACTATAAAATTACATTCCTATTTTTCTGAAGAAATTAGAAAATTAATAGCGGAAAGAAACAAATTATGGTTTGAATTAAGAGAACTTCTAAGGGATAAACAATTAAACTTGAGCAAAATAGAGGAAAAAGCAAAGGAACTTCAAAGATTAGAGGAAGAAATTTCTAAAAAAATTCAAGCAAGTTTTTTGGAAAGCCTATCGAAGAATCTCAATTTAACAAAGGACCAAGAAAATAGTGTTAAAAAAATTCTTGAGAGTTATAATGATAAATTAGAGACTTTAAGAAGGGATTTAAAG encodes:
- a CDS encoding efflux RND transporter periplasmic adaptor subunit — translated: MEKNLEGAKLSMEQSKLNLTNAEENLNNTIIKAPFSGIFVNISVKLGDIITSNRTLFTLLDTTNVELNLEVDETDIGKVSVGLPVRISSDAFSEEILKERL
- a CDS encoding Spy/CpxP family protein refolding chaperone, encoding MSRIKILLSFILAFLLLFSLTYAFSRDRFQDRLRVRVLRPFVVEKPFTSKPTIKLHSYFSEEIRKLIAERNKLWFELRELLRDKQLNLSKIEEKAKELQRLEEEISKKIQASFLESLSKNLNLTKDQENSVKKILESYNDKLETLRRDLKGKNIELKTIDPKDKEKISAKKKEIAEILRKLSDTRKQLIEEIKKILSEEQRKKLDKYFKFRFHPWGKL